In Cupriavidus basilensis, one genomic interval encodes:
- a CDS encoding NAD(P)/FAD-dependent oxidoreductase: MTITRRDFLNGAALTIAAGLAPSQLLQAAERSAGYPPALTGLRGNHAGTYTLAHSLAREGARYPAVMAREVYDLVVVGGGLSGLAAAWFYQRRFGAGKRILILDNHDDFGGHAKRNEFTVRGQKLVTYGGSAEMPSTALDSRAVATLLAGLGVDAKRHQAAERDPYRELGMGRSVFFDREHFGRDQLLAGDPFAGLIDGRNGIAAQGIAAQTVDAAAFNAFLDKAPLPQQDRAALARLADGSTDYLAGMSESERLAYLKRTSYAAFLREKAGLGLDGQRFFRSRSNDAYALDADGVSVFDALAIGLPAGKNMPPPSLNPRLGKSPASKLWFADGNATLARLLVQNLIPGVASIASPDAVGAASFDYSRLDAEDAKVRVRLNSTAIAIEPDQRITRVTYGWNGNLHRVEAAHVVLAGYNMMIPFIMPGLPDAQKQALRSDVKAPVVYTKVALDNWRAFEALKTSRIHAPAMAYTDLWLEKPAGARPADPVVLHMLYVPTVPDSGMQARERFRAGRAFLLGTPFSELEKGVRSQLDRMLAPGGFAGKDVIRGITVNRWAHGYSYMPNSLFEEEAAAQAVLDRSRARAGNVVIANSDSAGSPSLTSAIDQAWRAVGELAG; this comes from the coding sequence ATGACCATCACGCGCAGAGATTTCCTCAACGGCGCCGCACTCACCATTGCCGCGGGGCTGGCGCCGTCCCAGCTATTGCAAGCCGCCGAACGCAGTGCCGGCTACCCGCCCGCGCTGACCGGGCTGCGCGGCAACCATGCGGGCACCTATACGCTCGCGCACAGCCTGGCGCGTGAGGGCGCCAGGTACCCCGCCGTCATGGCGCGCGAAGTCTATGACCTGGTGGTGGTGGGTGGCGGGCTCAGCGGGCTGGCGGCCGCGTGGTTCTACCAACGCCGCTTTGGCGCCGGCAAGCGCATCCTGATCCTGGACAACCACGACGATTTCGGCGGGCACGCCAAGCGCAACGAGTTCACCGTGCGCGGGCAGAAGCTGGTGACGTACGGCGGCAGCGCCGAGATGCCATCGACCGCGCTGGACAGCCGCGCGGTGGCCACGCTGCTGGCCGGCCTCGGTGTAGACGCGAAGCGCCATCAAGCCGCCGAACGCGACCCTTACCGCGAACTGGGCATGGGCCGCTCGGTGTTCTTTGACCGGGAGCATTTCGGCCGGGACCAGTTGCTTGCCGGCGATCCGTTTGCCGGGCTGATCGATGGCCGTAATGGAATAGCTGCGCAGGGAATAGCTGCGCAGACTGTGGATGCCGCCGCCTTCAACGCCTTCCTCGACAAGGCGCCGTTGCCCCAGCAAGACCGCGCCGCGCTGGCGCGGCTGGCCGACGGCAGCACGGATTACCTGGCCGGCATGAGCGAAAGCGAGCGGCTGGCCTACCTGAAGCGCACCAGCTACGCAGCGTTCCTGCGCGAGAAGGCCGGCCTGGGGCTGGATGGCCAGCGCTTTTTCCGCAGTCGCAGCAACGATGCCTATGCGCTCGACGCCGACGGCGTATCCGTGTTCGACGCGCTGGCCATCGGCCTGCCGGCGGGCAAGAACATGCCACCGCCGAGCCTGAATCCGCGCCTTGGCAAATCGCCCGCGTCAAAGCTCTGGTTTGCCGACGGCAACGCCACGCTGGCGCGGCTGCTGGTGCAGAACCTGATCCCGGGCGTGGCAAGCATCGCCAGCCCCGATGCCGTCGGCGCGGCTAGCTTCGACTACAGCCGGCTCGACGCCGAGGATGCAAAGGTGCGGGTGCGGCTGAACAGCACCGCCATCGCCATCGAGCCCGACCAGCGCATCACACGCGTGACCTACGGCTGGAACGGGAACCTGCACCGGGTCGAAGCCGCGCATGTGGTGCTGGCGGGCTACAACATGATGATTCCGTTCATCATGCCCGGCCTGCCGGACGCACAAAAGCAAGCTTTGCGCTCCGACGTGAAGGCGCCCGTGGTCTACACCAAGGTGGCACTGGACAACTGGCGTGCCTTCGAGGCGCTCAAGACCAGCCGCATCCATGCGCCGGCCATGGCCTACACCGACCTGTGGCTGGAGAAGCCAGCCGGCGCGCGTCCGGCCGATCCGGTGGTGCTGCACATGCTTTATGTGCCCACCGTGCCGGACAGCGGCATGCAGGCGCGCGAGCGCTTTCGCGCGGGGCGCGCCTTCTTGCTGGGTACGCCGTTCAGCGAGCTGGAGAAGGGCGTGCGCAGCCAGCTCGATCGCATGCTGGCGCCAGGTGGCTTTGCCGGCAAGGACGTCATCCGGGGCATCACCGTCAACCGCTGGGCGCACGGTTACAGCTATATGCCCAACAGCTTGTTCGAGGAAGAGGCGGCGGCGCAGGCCGTGCTGGATCGCTCGCGCGCCCGCGCTGGCAACGTGGTGATCGCCAATAGCGATAGCGCGGGCAGCCCGTCGTTGACGTCCGCCATTGATCAGGCGTGGAGGGCGGTGGGCGAGCTGGCTGGCTGA
- a CDS encoding cytochrome c — translation MSLATRRFSATVAFAVLLLVPCFAAAADASAAAQIERGRYLAKVANCAACHTSAGGAPFAGGLPLKTGVGTVYSTNITPDVDSGIGAYSFEEFDRALREGVARHGKRLYPAMPYPSYAKLAEPDVQALYAYLRTEVKAVRQQTAEPEMRWPFGMRWLLRVWNWLFLESGPVPANAGESVEWNRGAYLVQAVAHCGACHTPRGMLMAEKGLDERSRHFLAGASVEGWASTNLRGDPRTGLGSWSREDIAEYLHTGRNAHATSFGPMSEVIASSTQFMTRPDLDAVAVYLKSVPGARSDETPYAYDANTADTLAQGRFDATGARQYAEFCMPCHGANGKGFARVFPPLAGNPTVVDPDPASLANLLLDGAVTAHVGTAATDYHMPGYGWTLDNQELANVLTFIRTGWGNQASPVKEATVAARRAALGRQRDAAESR, via the coding sequence ATGAGCCTTGCCACAAGGCGGTTTTCCGCTACCGTTGCCTTTGCTGTCCTATTGCTGGTGCCATGCTTCGCGGCGGCGGCTGACGCCTCCGCTGCCGCGCAGATCGAGCGCGGCCGCTACCTGGCCAAGGTTGCCAATTGCGCGGCCTGCCACACCAGCGCCGGCGGCGCGCCGTTTGCCGGCGGCTTGCCGTTGAAGACCGGCGTCGGCACCGTCTACTCGACCAACATCACGCCGGACGTGGACAGCGGCATTGGCGCTTACTCGTTCGAGGAATTCGACCGCGCGCTGCGCGAGGGCGTGGCCAGGCATGGCAAGCGGCTGTATCCAGCCATGCCTTACCCGTCCTACGCCAAGCTCGCCGAGCCGGATGTGCAGGCGCTATACGCTTATCTGCGCACCGAAGTGAAAGCCGTGCGCCAACAAACCGCCGAGCCCGAGATGCGCTGGCCGTTTGGCATGCGCTGGCTGCTGCGCGTCTGGAACTGGCTGTTCCTGGAGTCCGGCCCGGTTCCTGCCAATGCGGGCGAGAGCGTCGAGTGGAATCGCGGGGCTTACCTGGTCCAGGCGGTGGCGCACTGTGGCGCATGCCATACGCCGCGCGGCATGCTGATGGCCGAAAAGGGACTGGACGAGCGCAGCCGGCACTTCCTGGCCGGCGCCAGCGTGGAAGGCTGGGCCTCCACCAACCTGCGCGGCGATCCGCGCACCGGGCTGGGCAGCTGGTCGCGCGAGGACATTGCCGAATACCTGCATACCGGGCGCAATGCGCATGCGACTTCCTTCGGGCCGATGTCCGAGGTGATTGCGTCGTCCACGCAGTTCATGACACGCCCGGACCTCGATGCCGTTGCGGTGTACCTCAAGTCCGTGCCCGGCGCGCGCAGCGACGAAACGCCGTATGCCTATGACGCCAATACCGCCGACACGCTTGCGCAGGGCCGTTTCGATGCCACCGGCGCGCGTCAGTACGCCGAGTTCTGCATGCCTTGCCATGGCGCCAACGGCAAGGGCTTTGCCCGCGTTTTCCCGCCGCTGGCGGGCAATCCCACCGTGGTGGATCCCGATCCGGCCTCGCTGGCCAACCTGCTGCTTGATGGCGCCGTGACAGCACACGTGGGCACCGCGGCCACCGATTACCACATGCCCGGCTATGGCTGGACGCTGGACAACCAGGAACTGGCGAATGTGCTGACCTTTATCCGCACCGGCTGGGGCAACCAGGCCAGCCCGGTCAAGGAAGCAACTGTCGCCGCCCGCCGTGCCGCGCTCGGGCGCCAGCGCGACGCCGCCGAATCCCGTTGA
- a CDS encoding DUF2970 domain-containing protein, producing the protein MNPLRLVLTVLWGFFGLRKGQEHMRDLQAVRPVPLILTGVALAAGLVLLLVSLAHWAVTHA; encoded by the coding sequence ATGAACCCCTTGAGATTGGTGCTGACGGTGTTGTGGGGATTCTTTGGCCTGCGCAAGGGCCAGGAACATATGCGCGACCTGCAGGCCGTGCGGCCGGTGCCGTTGATCCTGACGGGGGTGGCGCTGGCGGCGGGGCTGGTGCTGCTGCTCGTGTCGCTGGCGCACTGGGCGGTGACCCACGCCTGA
- a CDS encoding PLP-dependent aminotransferase family protein, which yields MKRYEELAETLAKDIRNGNLPPGTKMPSIRKTVTQFGVSPATAFQAYYRLEERGLVRARERSGYYVTGQVGRPLPQPAARPSHQVSTDVDISKLVFSVLDAARDPQLVQLGSAFPSPELYPWARLGKSLARAGRELDPWYSVNDMPAGHLALRQQIGLRYLGAGAPQPTDEIIVTNGALEALNLCLMAVTQPGDVVAIESPGFYAALQALERLRLRAVEIPVDPREGIDLDALDAALQRHPIKACWFMTQFQNPLGASMSEARKQALVALLARHRVPLIEDDVYGELYFGNRCPLPAKAFDQEGLVMHCSSFSKTLAPGFRVGWVAPGRYGEAIKRLRLMTTLSAGVPTQVALAEYLQNGGYDKHLRRLRHLLEMQQGQLIAAIGRHFPENVRVSQPAGGYFLWVEFAAGFDALALHRAALEHGIGIAPGPIFSARQGYRNCIRLNYGHLWSDAVEAAVAKLGELAKAQLQ from the coding sequence ATGAAGCGCTACGAAGAACTGGCGGAAACGCTGGCCAAGGACATCCGCAACGGCAACCTGCCGCCCGGCACCAAGATGCCGTCGATCCGCAAGACCGTGACCCAATTCGGCGTGAGCCCCGCCACCGCGTTCCAGGCTTACTACCGGCTGGAGGAGCGCGGCCTGGTGCGGGCACGCGAGCGCTCCGGCTACTACGTGACCGGCCAGGTCGGCCGGCCGCTGCCGCAACCGGCCGCGCGCCCCTCGCACCAGGTCTCGACCGACGTTGATATTTCCAAGCTGGTCTTTTCCGTGCTGGATGCCGCGCGCGATCCCCAGCTCGTCCAGCTTGGCTCCGCCTTCCCTTCGCCCGAGCTGTACCCCTGGGCGCGGCTGGGCAAATCGCTGGCCCGGGCCGGGCGCGAGCTCGATCCCTGGTATTCCGTCAACGACATGCCCGCCGGGCACCTTGCCCTGCGCCAGCAGATCGGCCTGCGCTATCTCGGCGCGGGCGCGCCGCAGCCCACCGACGAGATCATCGTCACCAACGGTGCGCTGGAAGCGCTGAATCTGTGCCTGATGGCGGTGACCCAGCCCGGCGACGTGGTGGCGATCGAGTCCCCCGGCTTCTATGCCGCGCTGCAGGCGCTGGAGCGGCTGCGCCTGCGGGCAGTGGAGATCCCGGTGGATCCGCGCGAAGGCATCGACCTGGACGCACTGGACGCCGCGCTCCAGCGCCATCCGATCAAGGCCTGCTGGTTCATGACGCAGTTCCAGAATCCATTGGGCGCGAGCATGTCCGAGGCCAGGAAGCAGGCGCTGGTAGCCTTGCTGGCGCGCCACCGTGTACCGCTGATCGAGGATGACGTCTATGGCGAGCTGTATTTCGGCAATCGCTGCCCCCTGCCTGCCAAGGCCTTCGACCAGGAAGGGCTGGTCATGCACTGCAGCTCGTTTTCCAAGACACTGGCGCCAGGCTTCCGGGTGGGCTGGGTGGCCCCCGGGCGGTATGGCGAGGCGATCAAGCGGCTGCGGCTGATGACCACGCTGTCGGCGGGCGTGCCCACGCAGGTGGCGCTGGCCGAGTACCTGCAGAACGGCGGCTACGACAAGCACCTGCGGCGCCTGCGCCATCTGCTGGAGATGCAGCAGGGCCAACTGATCGCGGCCATCGGCCGGCACTTCCCGGAGAACGTGCGGGTCTCGCAGCCCGCCGGCGGGTACTTCCTGTGGGTGGAGTTTGCGGCCGGATTCGATGCGCTGGCGCTGCATCGCGCGGCGCTGGAACATGGCATCGGCATTGCGCCCGGCCCGATCTTTTCAGCGCGCCAAGGCTATCGCAACTGCATCCGGCTGAACTACGGCCACCTGTGGAGCGATGCCGTGGAAGCCGCTGTGGCCAAGCTGGGCGAACTGGCGAAGGCGCAATTGCAATAG